In a single window of the Octopus sinensis linkage group LG1, ASM634580v1, whole genome shotgun sequence genome:
- the LOC118768278 gene encoding interleukin 17-like protein: MVLVKVLIQFAVIFNYILVATSAPVLTQCDIPSDLKVEYQKLSSTAIGNNFFLSGEMAPAESNQSALNNSDNSYPTTSAYNNIIRERTSCPWHLNVTHDSTIFPPSITKVVCRCRKCLDNSNNHCVTVYTSMTVLKRTGECVGGLYVYRPRVIQVATACVCVRKVDVINERNMLQYES, encoded by the exons ATGGTGTTAGTGAAA GTTCTCATCCAATTTGCAGTTATTTTTAACTACATCTTAGTCGCAACATCGGCACCAGTGCTTACCCAATGTGATATACCATCTGACTTGAAAGTCGAATATCAGAAGCTATCCAGCACAGCGATCGGCAATAACTTTTTTCTCTCAGGTGAAATGGCTCCAGCTGAAAGTAACCAATCAGCACTGAATAACAGTGATAATAGTTACCCAACAACTTCTGCATATAATAATATCATCCGTGAACGCACAAGCTGTCCTTGGCACCTTAACGTTACTCATGATTCAACAATTTTCCCACCATCAATTACTAAAGTGGTGTGTCGCTGTAGAAAATGTCTGGACAATAGCAACAACCATTGTGTGACGGTATATACGTCAATGACTGTCCTGAAACGCACAGGTGAATGTGTTGGTGGTTTGTATGTGTACAGACCAAGGGTCATTCAAGTAGCcacagcctgtgtgtgtgtacggaagGTTGATGTcattaatgaaagaaatatgctaCAATATGAGTCGTAA